The following proteins come from a genomic window of Paucimonas lemoignei:
- the yccA gene encoding membrane protein — translation MREQDYAVNNGVQADQLEVSRVLRNTYGLLALTLAFSGVMAYVSQQMRVGYPNIFVVLIGFYGLFFLTNKLRDSAWGLVSAFALTGFMGFLLGPILNRYLGMQGGAEVVSSAFAMTALVFGGLSAYVLITRKDMSFLGGFITAGFFVLLAAVLASMFFQISGLQLAISAGFVLFSSVCILFQTSAIIHGGERNYIMATISLYVSIYNLFISLLQIFGIMSRDD, via the coding sequence ATGCGCGAACAGGATTACGCAGTTAATAACGGCGTGCAGGCCGATCAGCTAGAGGTTAGCCGCGTCCTGCGCAACACATACGGTCTTCTGGCCCTGACCCTGGCTTTCAGCGGCGTGATGGCTTACGTCTCTCAGCAAATGCGCGTCGGCTACCCGAACATTTTCGTCGTACTGATCGGTTTCTACGGTCTGTTCTTCCTCACCAACAAACTGCGCGATTCGGCGTGGGGTCTGGTGTCGGCTTTTGCCCTGACCGGCTTCATGGGCTTTTTGCTCGGCCCGATCCTCAACCGCTACCTGGGTATGCAGGGCGGCGCTGAAGTTGTCAGCTCGGCCTTCGCGATGACGGCCCTGGTGTTCGGCGGTCTGTCGGCTTACGTGCTGATCACCCGCAAGGACATGAGCTTCCTCGGCGGCTTCATCACTGCTGGCTTCTTCGTCCTGCTGGCGGCAGTTCTGGCGAGCATGTTCTTCCAGATCAGCGGGCTGCAGTTGGCGATCAGCGCAGGTTTCGTGCTGTTCTCGTCGGTCTGCATTCTGTTCCAGACCAGCGCGATCATTCACGGCGGTGAGCGCAACTACATCATGGCGACCATCAGCCTGTATGTATCGATCTACAACCTGTTCATCAGCCTGTTGCAGATCTTCGGCATCATGAGCCGCGACGACTGA
- the dsrE gene encoding sulfur transfer complex subunit TusD, producing MKFAIAVFSAAHAPSSRRALLFAQAVLAGGHEIVRLFFYQDGVHSASGNIVAPQDEQDIAAQWQDFIGAHQLDGVVCIAAALRRGVLNEEEAQRYQKPAANLSDSWELSGLGQLHDAAQSADRLICFGGQ from the coding sequence ATGAAGTTTGCCATTGCCGTGTTTTCCGCTGCCCATGCTCCCTCCTCTCGCCGGGCGCTTCTGTTCGCCCAGGCGGTTTTGGCCGGGGGTCATGAGATTGTGCGTCTGTTTTTTTATCAGGATGGCGTCCACAGCGCCTCGGGCAACATCGTTGCGCCTCAGGATGAACAGGATATCGCCGCGCAATGGCAGGATTTCATCGGGGCGCATCAGCTGGACGGCGTTGTCTGCATCGCCGCAGCCCTGCGCCGTGGTGTGCTGAACGAAGAAGAAGCGCAGCGCTATCAGAAGCCTGCTGCCAATCTTTCGGACTCATGGGAGCTCTCCGGGCTGGGCCAGTTGCACGATGCAGCGCAGTCAGCCGACCGTCTTATCTGCTTTGGGGGGCAATGA
- the dsrF gene encoding sulfur relay protein TusC, whose product MAKSLLVISRQAPWSGLSARESLDIVLAGGAFDLPIGLLFMDDGVFQLSQSQTPTALQQKDLTANLKALEMFGVEDIYACGKSLAERGMFPGNLNLDIRQLPQEQDISELIDRYDHVITL is encoded by the coding sequence ATGGCCAAATCACTGCTGGTGATCAGCCGTCAAGCCCCCTGGTCAGGATTGAGCGCCCGCGAGTCACTGGACATCGTCCTGGCGGGCGGCGCTTTTGATCTGCCGATCGGGCTGCTGTTCATGGACGACGGCGTGTTCCAGCTCTCGCAGTCGCAAACGCCGACGGCGCTGCAACAGAAAGACCTGACCGCGAACCTCAAGGCGCTGGAGATGTTTGGTGTCGAGGACATCTACGCCTGCGGAAAAAGCCTGGCGGAGCGCGGGATGTTTCCCGGCAACCTGAATCTGGATATCCGGCAGCTCCCCCAGGAGCAGGACATTTCTGAACTCATTGACCGTTACGACCACGTGATCACTCTCTAA
- a CDS encoding DsrH like protein, which produces MATLHVLSHSPFADSRLTSCLRLLGNKDALLLCGDATYALAQATAPLKALEDRAGRLELYVLSEDAQARNVTLPGWAKSVDYPGFVELSIRYDRVNTWL; this is translated from the coding sequence ATGGCGACCTTGCACGTTCTATCCCACTCCCCCTTCGCCGACAGCCGCCTGACCAGCTGCCTGCGCCTGCTGGGCAATAAAGACGCCCTGTTGCTGTGCGGCGACGCCACTTACGCGCTGGCTCAGGCCACTGCCCCGCTGAAGGCGCTGGAAGATCGCGCCGGACGCCTCGAACTTTATGTCCTGAGCGAGGATGCGCAGGCCCGTAACGTTACCCTGCCAGGCTGGGCCAAATCCGTGGATTACCCAGGCTTTGTCGAACTCTCGATTCGCTATGACAGAGTCAACACGTGGCTATGA
- the tusE gene encoding DsrC-like protein, which produces MKHLNVDGRSIALDKDGFLDDLEEWSLPVAHALAIQEGIELSAEHVEILHTLRDFYAEFQLSPATRPLIKYTALKLGPEKGNSMHLNRLFNGTPAKLAAKLAGLPKPTNCI; this is translated from the coding sequence ATGAAGCACCTGAACGTCGATGGACGCAGCATTGCCCTGGATAAGGATGGCTTTCTCGATGATCTTGAGGAGTGGTCGTTGCCGGTAGCCCATGCCCTTGCAATCCAGGAAGGCATTGAGCTGAGTGCGGAGCACGTCGAGATTCTGCATACGCTGCGTGACTTCTACGCCGAGTTCCAGCTATCCCCCGCCACCCGGCCTTTGATCAAGTACACGGCATTGAAGCTCGGCCCGGAAAAAGGCAACAGCATGCACCTCAACCGCCTGTTCAACGGCACTCCCGCCAAACTCGCCGCCAAGCTGGCGGGCCTGCCCAAGCCGACCAATTGCATATGA
- a CDS encoding glycosyl transferase, translating into MNDYAPLVTETPAEHPFAQFVRILGKGKRGARNLTREEAREAMGMLIDEKVEDTQLGAFLMLLRHKEESAEELAGFTEAVRERLNAPQLQVDIDWPTYAGKKRHLPWYLLAAKCLAQNGVKVLMHGGGAHTAGRLYSEQLLDLLGIPLCRNWQAVEQALEQQNLAFIPLGDWAPQLQRMIDLRNILGLRSPIHSLARILNPLNARCGLQSIFHPGYQGVHRDASGLLGNHTIVIKGDGGEVEINPDTISHLYGTTDGQPWDEEWPALSDRRHVKPATLDPQQLVALWKGEVQDSYPQLALISTMALALRGLDLPREEAFAQAELFWKNRNLSI; encoded by the coding sequence ATGAATGACTACGCCCCTCTCGTCACCGAAACCCCTGCCGAGCATCCGTTTGCCCAGTTCGTTCGCATCCTTGGCAAAGGCAAACGCGGCGCCCGCAACCTGACCCGCGAAGAAGCACGGGAAGCCATGGGCATGCTCATCGACGAAAAAGTCGAAGACACCCAGCTGGGCGCTTTCCTGATGTTGCTGCGCCACAAGGAAGAAAGCGCCGAGGAGTTGGCGGGTTTTACTGAAGCCGTGCGCGAGCGCCTGAACGCACCGCAGTTGCAGGTCGACATCGACTGGCCTACTTATGCCGGCAAAAAGCGTCATTTGCCGTGGTATCTGCTCGCTGCTAAATGCCTGGCGCAAAACGGCGTGAAAGTCCTGATGCATGGCGGCGGCGCACACACTGCCGGGCGTCTTTACAGCGAGCAATTGCTGGATCTGCTGGGCATTCCCCTGTGCCGTAACTGGCAGGCGGTAGAGCAAGCCCTTGAGCAGCAGAATCTGGCGTTTATTCCGCTGGGGGACTGGGCACCTCAGTTGCAGCGCATGATCGATCTGCGCAATATCCTCGGTCTGCGCTCGCCGATTCATTCGCTGGCCAGGATTCTCAACCCGCTAAACGCCCGCTGCGGCCTGCAAAGCATTTTCCACCCCGGTTATCAGGGCGTGCACCGCGATGCCAGTGGCTTGCTGGGCAACCACACGATCGTGATCAAGGGCGACGGCGGCGAAGTGGAAATCAACCCGGACACCATCAGCCATCTCTACGGCACCACCGATGGCCAACCCTGGGATGAAGAATGGCCAGCGCTGTCCGACCGCCGCCACGTGAAACCGGCCACGCTTGACCCTCAGCAGTTGGTGGCCTTGTGGAAAGGCGAAGTCCAGGACAGCTATCCGCAGTTGGCGCTGATTTCCACCATGGCGTTGGCCTTGCGTGGCTTGGACCTGCCTCGGGAAGAGGCTTTCGCGCAGGCAGAGTTGTTCTGGAAAAATC